A segment of the Prochlorococcus marinus XMU1412 genome:
TTATCTATCATGAGATACTTCATAAAAGTCATAAATAGTAGCTTCCAATGAATCCCAAAGATCTTTAGGAATATCGTTTTCTTCCGCAAACATGCCAAGCTGACTAGCTAAGCCTCTTGCTTGGGATAATTTCGAATCATATGAATCGGACTTGTTCATTTTTGAACTCTAAACTTTATAAAATAAATCTATTGAATATATTAAGTCAAATTTTAAAATTCTAAATCAGAAATTTCTTTTAGTGCAGCAATACTTAAAACTTCTGGGTTTGCATCTTTGACTAGAACATCATCTTCTATTCTTATCCCTATGCCTTTCCACTTCTCGTCTATTAGAGGTTGTCCCTCAGGGACTGGAATCCTATCACTTATATAGATCCCAGGTTCTACCGTAAGAATCATTCCATTCTGTAATGGCACTTCATAGTCTCCCATTCTGTATGCTCCAACATCATGAACATCTAAACCGAGCCAATGTCCAGTTCTATGCATGTATAGATGTTTATATGATTGATTCTCTATTATCTCCTCCGTGGTGCCCGACAATAAACCAATTTCCTTTAATCCTTCTATCAAAATTGTTAAAGCAACATTATGAACAGTACTTGAATTTGATCCAGTTACGGCACTTTTAATTGCATTTTTCTGCGCTCTTAATACAATTTCGTAAATATCTCTTTGCTCTTTGGAAAATTTTCCACCTATTGGGATGGTTCTTGTTATGTCACCATTATAATAATCAGTCAATGAGCAGCCAGCATCTACCAACAATAAATCTTCTTTCTTCAATGGTGAGTTATTGGAAGTGTAATGCAAAATACAGGCATTATCTCCCGAAGCAACAATGGAGTTATATGCTGGTCCTCTTGCCCCTTTTTCCAAAAAGAATCCCTCTAGAAGACCCTGAATTTGCCTTTCATTTTTTTTTGTTGAGATAGATTCTCTTACTAGTTCATGAGCTTCTGCTGAAATTTGTATAGCCTCTCTCATTCTGTTAATTTCAAATTCACTTTTAATTAATCTCATCTCATTTAAATAAATTTCTGGAGATTTTATAGAATTTGCACCAATACCTGATCTTGATCGATTTTCAAGTTGTTGTGAAAATATCTCGAGTACTATTTTCTCAATCAATGGATACTTACCTATTGAAAAAACAAGCTCATCGGCACCATTTATATAACTTGGAAGTAAATCTCTTAGTTCGGATATCGAGTGAGCCTTGTCAGCCTTAAACTCTTCTTCTGCACCTTCTAAACCCCATCTAAAGCCATGCCAGACTTCACTTATAACATCTTTGGGAGCGACAAACATAATAAATCTCTCTCCCTTTGGCTTATGCGACAAGAAAAGAGCAATTGCATCCGGTTCATCGAAACCAGTTAAATACCAAAAATTACTATCTTGTCTAAACGGGTATTCACAATCGGCATGATGCTTTACGAGATTAGCTCCTGGGATAATGGCAGCTTTTCCATCTAATTTATTTAAGAAAATTTCTCTTCTTTCTTCAAAAACTTTATAGTCAGGTACAAACATTGTGTATTGGCGTGTTTAAAAAAAAAATGGAAGAATGAATTAAAACAGATTTAGTACCTAATCTATTTTAAATGGAACCAAATGTTTACGGTTTACTTTTACTCATATTAGTCATTTTAATTGGATCAGCATGTTGTTCGGGTGTAGAAGCAGCTTTTTTAGCTGTAAACTCAATAAGAATTTTAGAAATTGCCTCAAAACAAAAGCCAAAAAGTTCTGCAAATCAACTCCTAAAACTGAGAAAGCATCTTGGACGGACACTAACTGTAATTACTATTACTAATAATGGATTTAATATAATTGGCAGTCTTCTTTTAGGAGTATACGGAGCCTTGGTAATTAATAGCAGTTTTGGTTTAACCCTTTTTTCAATAGCTTTTTACATACTTGTTGTTTTAGTAGGAGAAGTACTACCCAAAGCTCTTGGTACAAGATTTTCAGTTCAAATAGCATTATTATCTGTTCCTATTTTGAGAATATTAAATACTTTAATGAGGCCATTCTTAATATTAATTGAACAGATATTTCCAGTTATTACAGCAGAAAACGAAATTTCAACTGATGAAGAAGAAATTAGACAAATGGCAAAAATTGGAAGTCAGAAAGGTTTAATAGAAGCTGATGAGGCAGCAATGATATTCAAGGTTTTTCAATTAAATGATTTAAAAGCTAAAGACTTAATGACCCCTAGGGTATCGGCACCTTGTCTTGATGGGTCTTCAAATCTTGATGCAATTTCAAAACTTATAATGTCTGATAGCTCTCCATGGTGGGTTATTTTGGGAGATAAAGTTGACAAAATACAAGGGGTAGTAAAGCGTGAAAAAATGTTGGCAGAATTAATTAATGGAGAAAATAAAAAATTATTATCAGAAATTTGCGAACCAGTGGACTACATTCCTGAAATGATTAAAGCAGATCAATTATTAACTAAATTTGACAAGAATCATAAAGGAGTGAAAGTAGTAGTAGATGAATTCGGGGGATTCGTGGGAATTATTGGTGCAGAAGCTGTGTTATCTGTATTAGCAGGTTGGTGGAAAAATAAAGCATGAAACAATTTAAAATTAAAGATAATTATTTACTGTTAAAAAAATGGTGGGAGACTATTGATCTCACCAATTATGAAAAAAGTTTTCTTAATAGAGAAATAATTTCTTTTAATCAACAACTTTTAAGACTCAAAGAAAAAAAAATAAGAATTGGCGCATATGGTAAATCAGGTGTAGGAAAATCTTCTGTCTTAAATTCTTTATTAAAAAAAGACATATTCAAAACAGATATTATTAATGGGACCACAAATGAAATACAATCTGAAACTTGGACTCTTAAAGATCAAACACTTAATAGTTTAGAGTTAATAGATTCTCCAGGATTTGATTTCTGCAATATAAAATTCCCAGATAAAGTTTACTCTTATATAAATCAGTCAGACCTTATTTTATTTATAGTTTCAGGAGATTTAAATAGAAATGAGTTAAGCGAAATCAACTCTTTTATAAAAGATGGAAAAAAAATTATTGTAATCTTAAACAAAATCGATCTATTTAATAAAAATGAATTAAAAGAAATAATTGAAAATATAAAGTTTAAGCTTCCAAAAGATTTAAATATCCCAATAATTACTAATAATGAAAACAAACTTGAAAATTACATAATAAAATTAATAAATCAATATGGTGAGATACTATTATCACTAAATTCTATTCAATTAGCTGACAAATTGTTTCTGCAAATAAAAGAGCAAAGATTGAAAAAAAGGCAGAAATTAGCTCAATCAACTATTGGTAAATTTTCGACTATAAAAGCATCTGCAGTAGCTCTTAATCCTTTTATTTTATTTGATGTTGCTGGTAGTTTCGCACTAGATACTGCATTGATTAGCGAGTTAAGTAAGATTTACGGCTTAAAGTTGAAAGGTGAATCTACAAGAAAAATATTTAAAAATATATCCATTAATAATTTATGTTTGGGAGTCACTCAAGTCGGAGTCCATACCTCTTTCAACCTTATTAAGAAAGTAATTCTATTAACAGCACCTTTTACTAACGGGCTTTCATTATTACCCTATGGACCCATAGCAATTATTCAAGCAGCAATCGCGATGCATTCTACAAAAATCCTAGGGAAATTAGCAGCAAAAGAGATATTTCTTAGAAGCAAAACTTCTTTTATAGAACCAGCTGTTATGATCAAAAATTTGACTTTTAATGACCAAGAGATTTTTAATCACATAAATATTTATTTTTCAAATAGAAATTTAAATAATAATTTTATTAGCATTCTGCCTTAAAACTTAAATGGGAAAAAGCATTGCATTATTTGGTACCAGTGCAGATCCACCTACCATTGGGCATAAAAAAATACTTGAAGAATTATCCAAAATATATGCTTTTACAATTGGTTATGTTAGTAACAACCCCCACAAAAATCACAAAGAGGATATCTCAATTCGTAGCCATTTATTAAAAACTCTTATTGAAGATTTAGATAATCCTAAAATTTTATTTAATCAAAGTGTTAGTAGCCAATGGGCAGTAGAGTCAATTAAAAAATGTAAAAGGATTTATGAATTAAATAATTTAGATTTTGTTATTGGGAGTGATTTAATTAAAGATATTTTCTACTGGAAAAATTTTGATAAAATTACTAATGAGGTTAGTTTTTTAGTAATTTTAAGAGAGGGATATCCTGTGGAATCAAATACTCTTAAAATGTTAGAAACTTATAAAGTGAAATTTAAGATTTCAACAATAAAAATCCCAAACATTTCAAGTTCTAAGCTCAGATCAAATTTTAATTATTCTAATTTACCAACTTCATTAATAGATATTGTTAAAAAGAATAATTTATATGAATCCACTAAATTAGTTGAATGAAATTTTTACTTGCTCAAATTAATCCAGTTGTTGGTGATTTAGAGGGTAATGCAAAAAAAATACTTTGTACTGCTTCGAAAGCTAGCTCAACTTCTGCTGATTTAGTTCTTACTCCAGAATTATCATTATGGGGATATCCAGCAAAAGACCTACTTCTAAAAAAAAATTTAATCAAAAATCAATATCAAATTCTTGACCAATTAGCCTTAGATATTAATAAAAAATATGGAAATTTGAGCATCACAGTAGGGATAGCTGAGATAATAAATGATTCTTTTTTCCCAAATCTTTATAATTCTATTGCGATGCTTGAGCGCGGTGAATGGAAAATAATTGCTCGTAAAATTATTCTTCCCACCTATGAAGTATTTGATGAGAAAAGATACTTTAGATCAGAAGAAAAAGTTTCCGTATTAACAAAAGAAATTAATAATAAAACTTGGCGACTTGGCTTTACTATATGTGAGGATTTATGGGTCAACAAAAATATAGAAGGTAGAGGAATTCATAAAAAGAATCCTATTTTTGATTTAAAGAAAAAAAAAGTTGATATCTTAGTGAACTTATCGGCCTCCCCGTATACCTTCAAAAAGTTAGAGCTTAGATCCAAAGTTTCTAGTTTTGCTGCTCAATATCTTCAAGTACCGCTGATATATGTAAACCAGATTGGAGCAAATGATAATTTAATTTTTGATGGAAATAGTTTTATTCTTGATAAGAATGGATCTAAAATTAAGCAATTAAAATCTTTTGCAGAAGACCTCTCCAGTTGGGACATTGAACAAACAAAACCTCAAAAAAATAAATTTGAAAAGTCTGAGATATCATCAATTTTTGACGCATTAGTCCTTGGTGTTAGGGATTATGCTCAAAAATGCGGTTTTAAAACAGCTTTAATTGGACTAAGTGGTGGCATTGATTCAGCACTAGTTTCAACAATTGCGACAGCTGCTCTTGGCAGTAATAATATTTATTGCGTCTCAATGCCCTCTAAGTGGAGCTCATCTCATTCAAAGAGTGATGCAAAAGATTTAGCGAAAAGATTAAAAATAAATTTCAATAGTATCCCAATTGAAAATCTGATGAGCTCTTTTGAAGAATCTTTTATGAATACCATATCTTTCGAGATGGCTGAAATAACAAATCAAAATATTCAATCAAGAATCAGAGGAACGCTTCTGATGGCTTTAGCAAATCAAGAAAAGCATTTATTACTTTCAACAGGAAATAAATCAGAGCTAGCTGTAGGATATTGCACACTTTATGGTGATATGAATGGAGGATTATCGGTAATTGGGGATTTATATAAAACAAATGTTTTTAAATTATGCAATTGGCTTGATAGTGAAGATTCAACTAATCATAGAAAATCATATATGTTAGATACTAATGTAGATTTAATTGGAAAAAATATACGTACGAAAGCTCCAAGTGCCGAATTAGGTCCTGATCAATTAGATACTGATTCTCTTCCACCTTATTCTATTTTAGATAATATCCTTAAAGGAATTATTGAAGAGAAAAAAGATTTAAAACAACTAGAAAAAGATGGTTATGAAAAAGATTTAATTGTACAAATTATCTCACTCATAAAAAAAGCGGAATTCAAAAGAAAGCAGGCTCCTCCAATCCTAAAACTAAGCAGTCAATCATTAGGAAGTGACTGGAGAGTTCCCATAGCAATATCTTATTAATCACTATAAAAACACTGTTGGATTTTTTTTAAAGGCCGTTTAACTGCATCAAGGTTGATACCTCTTTTGATAGCAAGAATTATGCCTGCAGCTTCTAAATAATTATCCACTTCAAAAAGATTGGGATAATCATAAAACTCATTTGTCACTTTCAATGTATTTTGATTTTTTACAGAGATAATATTTAAACCTTTTTCAATCCCTGCTAATACTGCTTCCCCACCTAGTGCCCCATTAGGAACAACAATAGATTCAATCTGATCAGGGTGTATTGAGATTGATTCATTTTGAGCAGGCAATTCAACAATGTCAGGTGCATTGCTTAACCCAATCAGCACTGATGGTAAAAAGGTGTATCCTATTTCCTCTGCAGCTGCACGAGGATCTAAATTTTCATTCAATTCAATCGGATTTAAAGCAGGTGCGTGAGCACAGGGAACTTTTAACAATTTGCTAATTAAATGACTTATAACTGCTTCGACTCCAGAAATAGGATCAACCCCTTTCCCCTCTCTATAGATATTTGTGTCTAAAGAATCTGAATCATCTGGAAATTTTGCCACAATTGCTATTGCAGTAACTCCTTTTTCTATTAAACATTTTCCAGCATCAATTAGAGAATCAGGATTTTCAATTGTGCCACCACTGATTTTTGAAGAATCTGAATCAATAACTATGTTTAATGGCTTTTTTGTAATCACATAAGAATGAACATTAATCCCTAAAGTAGAAACACAAGCATCAGCAACTTGTAAATGTCTCACTAACATTTCTTTTTCAATGGCTGAATCAAAAATTATCCCAATTTTCTGTTGCTTTACCTTTTTTAGAGCGATTTCTCCTTTAGCAAGTCGGTCTAAACTATAACCCTCAACATAAAAAATATTTTTATCTTTTTCAGTAAGAGTACCACCATTCATAACATTTGGATGAGTAATTAAACATCCACTTGCCGATGCTAATAATTTAGCGGTAGGAAGTGCATCTCCAGCAAAACCTCCTACTTCACAACCAATACCAGTTGGAACAATAAATATTGTTGGTGAATTTTCCATCATTAAAAATATTACAATTTATATTTTTTAATTAGCTAAAACAGCTTTAATTCTAAGTTTTTTTGTTCCAAAAGAGTCAATAGTATTTTGAATATCCACAATTGACCATCGAATTACATCACCTTTTTTTTCTAAATCTGCAATGATAAATTCCCTCAAATTTTTTAATTTTATTGAAACTGGCCAATCTAAATAAAAATCAACTGAAATTAATTTCATTTTTGATATTTACCAAATTGATCATTATATAAATCATCTTCTACTTCTTTACCAATAACGATATTCAAATCTGACTTAGGATATGCCACACACAAAAGTGCAAAGCCCTTTTCCCTTAAATCATCATTTAATCCCATAGCATCTTCTTGATCTACAGATCCTTTTAATATCATGGATGCACAATCTGTACAAACTCCTGAACAACAACTGCTTGGTAAATCTATTCCATTCATTTTTGCCGCTGAAATAATATCTTGATCTTCAGAACATAGAAAACTAAGCGTCTTTTGTTCGAATTGAACTTTTATATTGTATTCAGGCATATCCTAAATCTTATTACTAAACTGCTGAACCGCCTACAACTTCTAATATTTCTTGAGTAATAGCTGCTTGTCTTGCTTTGTTATACGTTAGATTCAAAGTACTTGCTAATTCCTTAGCATTATCACTCGCGTTATTCATTGCAGTCATCCTGCAAGCGAGTTCTGAAGCTGCCGACTCTTGAAGAGCTCTTAGTACCTGATTCTGTAGATATAATGGTAATAACGAATCTAATAGTTGATCAGGACTTTGTTCAAAAACAATATCTGATGGCAACTTCTCTGATTCACTTTTTTCAATATTTGATTTTTCAACAAGTAACTTACTATCCTTTGTAGTCAACCTAAAAATTTCATCGTTTTCCTCAGCAATTCCTTGAGGGTCGAGTGGCAATAGTGTTTGAACTACAGGGGCGC
Coding sequences within it:
- a CDS encoding 2Fe-2S iron-sulfur cluster-binding protein, whose product is MPEYNIKVQFEQKTLSFLCSEDQDIISAAKMNGIDLPSSCCSGVCTDCASMILKGSVDQEDAMGLNDDLREKGFALLCVAYPKSDLNIVIGKEVEDDLYNDQFGKYQK
- a CDS encoding CNNM domain-containing protein, producing MEPNVYGLLLLILVILIGSACCSGVEAAFLAVNSIRILEIASKQKPKSSANQLLKLRKHLGRTLTVITITNNGFNIIGSLLLGVYGALVINSSFGLTLFSIAFYILVVLVGEVLPKALGTRFSVQIALLSVPILRILNTLMRPFLILIEQIFPVITAENEISTDEEEIRQMAKIGSQKGLIEADEAAMIFKVFQLNDLKAKDLMTPRVSAPCLDGSSNLDAISKLIMSDSSPWWVILGDKVDKIQGVVKREKMLAELINGENKKLLSEICEPVDYIPEMIKADQLLTKFDKNHKGVKVVVDEFGGFVGIIGAEAVLSVLAGWWKNKA
- a CDS encoding NAD+ synthase — translated: MKFLLAQINPVVGDLEGNAKKILCTASKASSTSADLVLTPELSLWGYPAKDLLLKKNLIKNQYQILDQLALDINKKYGNLSITVGIAEIINDSFFPNLYNSIAMLERGEWKIIARKIILPTYEVFDEKRYFRSEEKVSVLTKEINNKTWRLGFTICEDLWVNKNIEGRGIHKKNPIFDLKKKKVDILVNLSASPYTFKKLELRSKVSSFAAQYLQVPLIYVNQIGANDNLIFDGNSFILDKNGSKIKQLKSFAEDLSSWDIEQTKPQKNKFEKSEISSIFDALVLGVRDYAQKCGFKTALIGLSGGIDSALVSTIATAALGSNNIYCVSMPSKWSSSHSKSDAKDLAKRLKINFNSIPIENLMSSFEESFMNTISFEMAEITNQNIQSRIRGTLLMALANQEKHLLLSTGNKSELAVGYCTLYGDMNGGLSVIGDLYKTNVFKLCNWLDSEDSTNHRKSYMLDTNVDLIGKNIRTKAPSAELGPDQLDTDSLPPYSILDNILKGIIEEKKDLKQLEKDGYEKDLIVQIISLIKKAEFKRKQAPPILKLSSQSLGSDWRVPIAISY
- a CDS encoding aminopeptidase P N-terminal domain-containing protein, which encodes MFVPDYKVFEERREIFLNKLDGKAAIIPGANLVKHHADCEYPFRQDSNFWYLTGFDEPDAIALFLSHKPKGERFIMFVAPKDVISEVWHGFRWGLEGAEEEFKADKAHSISELRDLLPSYINGADELVFSIGKYPLIEKIVLEIFSQQLENRSRSGIGANSIKSPEIYLNEMRLIKSEFEINRMREAIQISAEAHELVRESISTKKNERQIQGLLEGFFLEKGARGPAYNSIVASGDNACILHYTSNNSPLKKEDLLLVDAGCSLTDYYNGDITRTIPIGGKFSKEQRDIYEIVLRAQKNAIKSAVTGSNSSTVHNVALTILIEGLKEIGLLSGTTEEIIENQSYKHLYMHRTGHWLGLDVHDVGAYRMGDYEVPLQNGMILTVEPGIYISDRIPVPEGQPLIDEKWKGIGIRIEDDVLVKDANPEVLSIAALKEISDLEF
- a CDS encoding GTP-binding protein encodes the protein MKQFKIKDNYLLLKKWWETIDLTNYEKSFLNREIISFNQQLLRLKEKKIRIGAYGKSGVGKSSVLNSLLKKDIFKTDIINGTTNEIQSETWTLKDQTLNSLELIDSPGFDFCNIKFPDKVYSYINQSDLILFIVSGDLNRNELSEINSFIKDGKKIIVILNKIDLFNKNELKEIIENIKFKLPKDLNIPIITNNENKLENYIIKLINQYGEILLSLNSIQLADKLFLQIKEQRLKKRQKLAQSTIGKFSTIKASAVALNPFILFDVAGSFALDTALISELSKIYGLKLKGESTRKIFKNISINNLCLGVTQVGVHTSFNLIKKVILLTAPFTNGLSLLPYGPIAIIQAAIAMHSTKILGKLAAKEIFLRSKTSFIEPAVMIKNLTFNDQEIFNHINIYFSNRNLNNNFISILP
- a CDS encoding DUF3326 domain-containing protein; the protein is MENSPTIFIVPTGIGCEVGGFAGDALPTAKLLASASGCLITHPNVMNGGTLTEKDKNIFYVEGYSLDRLAKGEIALKKVKQQKIGIIFDSAIEKEMLVRHLQVADACVSTLGINVHSYVITKKPLNIVIDSDSSKISGGTIENPDSLIDAGKCLIEKGVTAIAIVAKFPDDSDSLDTNIYREGKGVDPISGVEAVISHLISKLLKVPCAHAPALNPIELNENLDPRAAAEEIGYTFLPSVLIGLSNAPDIVELPAQNESISIHPDQIESIVVPNGALGGEAVLAGIEKGLNIISVKNQNTLKVTNEFYDYPNLFEVDNYLEAAGIILAIKRGINLDAVKRPLKKIQQCFYSD
- a CDS encoding nicotinate-nucleotide adenylyltransferase, with amino-acid sequence MGKSIALFGTSADPPTIGHKKILEELSKIYAFTIGYVSNNPHKNHKEDISIRSHLLKTLIEDLDNPKILFNQSVSSQWAVESIKKCKRIYELNNLDFVIGSDLIKDIFYWKNFDKITNEVSFLVILREGYPVESNTLKMLETYKVKFKISTIKIPNISSSKLRSNFNYSNLPTSLIDIVKKNNLYESTKLVE